The proteins below are encoded in one region of Triticum aestivum cultivar Chinese Spring chromosome 1B, IWGSC CS RefSeq v2.1, whole genome shotgun sequence:
- the LOC123085932 gene encoding ATP-dependent RNA helicase glh-2-like, with amino-acid sequence MQLRRQLATIQKGELSMVDYFTKVKGFTDALAAARKQLDDEDIIIYLLTGLDSSYDPLVTSVTTRAEAISLNDVYSHMLDFEIRHQHNDHAFQLPGPGGPSVNHISRNSGGGGGGSGDTGGNRPRNSGGGGGGGNDGNGGNTNRTCNSPGHNHTHGCGAPNAGRNTGKSDVFCQLCKRARHDDFDCYRRFDHSFVRKERSINNVSTGQGFDPAWYLDSGATDHITGDLGKLMMHERYTGKDQVQAANESGSGFEEGSSSRGH; translated from the exons ATGCAGCTTCGTCGCCAACTCGCCACCATCCAGAAGGGCGAGCTGTCCATGGTGGACTACTTCACCAAGGTGAAGGGCTTCACTGACGCCCTTGCAGCCGCCCGCAAGCAGTTGGACGATGAGGACATCATCATCTACCTGCTGACCGGCCTCGACTCCAGCTACGACCCCCTGGTCACCTCAGTCACCACTCGAGCAGAAGCGATCTCCCTCAACGATGTCTACTCCCACATGCTGGACTTCGAGATTCGCCACCAACACAACGACCACGCCTTCCAGCTCCCAGGCCCTGGCGGCCCATCGGTGAACCACATCAGCCGCaactctggcggcggcggcggcggcagcggcgacacTGGAGGCAACCGTCCCCGCAattccggtggcggcggcggcggcggcaatgaCGGGAACGGCGGCAACACCAATCGCACCTGCAACTCTCCAGGCCACAACCACACTCACGGGTGTGGAGCTCCCAACGCCGGCCGCAACACTGGTAAGAGCGACGTCTTCTGCCAGCTCTGCAAGCGCGCCAGGCATGATGACTTCGACTGCTATCGGCGCTTCGATCACTCCTTCGTCCGCAAGGAGCGCTCCATCAACAACGTCTCCACCGGCCAAGGTTTCGATCCCGCATGGTACCTTGATTCAGGGGCCACCGACCACATAACCGGCGATCTGGGCAAGCTCATGATGCATGAAAGGTATACTGGCAAGGATCAGGTCCAGGCAGCAAACGAATCAG GATCGGGCTTCGAGGAAGGCTCTTCTTCGAGGGGGCACTGA